The Litoribacterium kuwaitense genomic interval TTGCCTGCGATACATATGAAAGGTGTAACACTTGTGATTTCCCCATTGATCTCGCTCATGAAAGACCAAGTTGATGCTTTAGAGGCATTAGGGATTCACGGAAGCTATGTTAATAGCACGCTACATCCGGAAGAGGTGACGCACCGGCTGAACGCTGTAGCACGTGGAGAGGTCGACTTGTTGTATGTTGCTCCCGAACGGCTCGGTGATGCCCGTCTAATGAAAGCATTAAAGACAGCTGGGCTAGCTTTTGTTGCTGTCGATGAAGCCCACTGTTTGTCCCAGTGGGGGCATGACTTTCGTCCAAGCTACAAAGAGATTCCGCAATGGCTAGAAGCTTTTGCCCCTAAACCATCGGTTCTCGCGCTCACCGCTACAGCGACACCTGCTGTGGCGGAAGAGCTGCAGCAGTCATTTCATATTCCAAAAGAACAAACGGTGCATACCGGGTTCGCTCGTGACAATTTGACGTTTCGCGTAATGAAGGGTGTAGACAAATCGGCGTACATTCAGCAGTATGCACTGCAGAGAAAAGACGATTCAGGCATTGTTTATACGTCAACACGTCGTGAAGCCGAAGCAATATATAAAGGTTTATCCAATAAAGGGATACCTGCCGGAGTCTATCATGGCGGCTTACATGAAGAAGAGCGAAGGGCGGCGCAGGAAGCTTTTCTTTATGATGAATGTTTGGTGATGGTAGCGACAAATGCGTTCGGAATGGGAATTAACAAATCAAATGTTCGTTATGTCATTCACGCAAGTATGCCAGGAAGCATGGAAGCATACTATCAGGAGGCTGGTCGTGCAGGACGTGATGGAGAAGCGGCGGAATGCGTACTGTTATTTTCAGCGCAAGATTTGCGAACGCAGCGTTTCTTTATTGAACAATCAGAAGCGAGCGATGACCGAATTGAAGCGATGTATGGGATGTTGAACGACATGACGGGTTATTGCCATACAGACGGCTGTCTCGTGCAGTGGACGCTAGCCTATTTTGGCCAGACGTGTCCGGATGCTTGTGGACGATGCAGTAATTGCACTCGTGAAGGAGAATTCGTCGATCGAACGGAAGAAGCACAAAAAGTACTTTCGTGCGTCATTCGGATGCGGGAAAGTTATGGTAAAACGATCGTCGCTCAAGTATTAACAGGTTCAAAAAATCAAAAGATACGGCAATATAAGCTGCATACACTTCCTACCTATGGGTTGTTAAAAGGCACGGCTGCTAAAAAGGTGCAGGATTTTATCGAATTTCTTCTGGCAGAACAGTATCTCCGTTTAACGATGGGAGAATACCCGAGGGTGAAAGTAACACAAAAGGGATCAGAAGTCTTGCGCAGTGAACGCACTGTACAGCAATTTGTTGAACAACAGCATCCCGTCGCGCAAAATGACGAACTCTTTGATACGCTGCGTAGCTGTCGGAAGCGGCTCGCTCAAGAAGAAGGATTACCGCCATTTATGATCTTTTCTGATAAGACGCTGCGTGATATGAGTGAGAAACGTCCAGCAACATTAGAGGACATGCTGAACGTCTCTGGAATCGGTCAGCTGAAGCTAGAAAAATACGGAAAAGAATTTTTAGAAGCGCTTCAACACGAGTAACACTGCTAAACAGGAAACGGCAGCCCATTTTATCTAAGTGCTGCCGTTTTGCGAACGTCATTATCGAGAAATTAAGTTAAACAGAAGGACGCCAGCAAATGGACCCAGAATACGTTTCTTCGTCGAGCTGAACGTCAAATCCATGCTTCTGATAAAAGTGAATCAGGCGATCTAAGTGTCCCCAATCGCGTTTAGCGAGGTCGCCTTCGATTCTCCAAGCATTATATTCCTCCGCTTGTTCTTTTAGATACGCCATGCAGATTGAACCAAACCCTTGATTTACTTCTCCTTTAATGTCTCCAATCCAGAGGGTTCCTTCTTTCGTATATTCACCGGTCAACATAAAGTCCCATTGACCACGATAAGATGTTTTGCAAGAGTTTAGCCTGATTTCAAAGATCAAGCCGTCCGTTCTTCGCGAGACGACAACCCATTCATCATATTTGTCTTGCTCTAAGCCAAGCACCTCTTGTTTCCCCTCTTTTGCGATGTCCTTAATGTTTTGCTGAATGCGAAACAGCTGAAACTCGGCGGAGTCCTCAAACGCCTGCCGAGACATCGTTGCTACCACTTTAAGCGCCTCCTTGTTGTGATCAAACCAATCAAAAGTCCAACCGCCATCGTACAAGAGGTTTCATTTAATTTCAAGGGTTGACGTTTTCAATGATGCTCCATTCGTGTGTGAATAGGAAGCTGATCAAGAAGATGTTAATTTAAATTGATTAGGTTTCTCTTAGTTATCTTTCGTGAAATTTTTGAAAACTGAAAATAATAGCAACAAAGATATAAGAGAATGGTACAATTTAAATAGTTTGATAAATCGGACCCTAAGCCTATAAGTTAAGTATGTCAATTTATTTAAAACATAGGGAGACCAAGTCATGGAGGAAGCTCAGCAAATTTACGATGAGCGGTTGGCTGAAAGCT includes:
- the recQ gene encoding DNA helicase RecQ, which produces MKKEGIIVTITNMDELQQSLQRIYGYREFRQGQHQVIQQVLEHKNTLAIMPTGGGKSLCYQLPAIHMKGVTLVISPLISLMKDQVDALEALGIHGSYVNSTLHPEEVTHRLNAVARGEVDLLYVAPERLGDARLMKALKTAGLAFVAVDEAHCLSQWGHDFRPSYKEIPQWLEAFAPKPSVLALTATATPAVAEELQQSFHIPKEQTVHTGFARDNLTFRVMKGVDKSAYIQQYALQRKDDSGIVYTSTRREAEAIYKGLSNKGIPAGVYHGGLHEEERRAAQEAFLYDECLVMVATNAFGMGINKSNVRYVIHASMPGSMEAYYQEAGRAGRDGEAAECVLLFSAQDLRTQRFFIEQSEASDDRIEAMYGMLNDMTGYCHTDGCLVQWTLAYFGQTCPDACGRCSNCTREGEFVDRTEEAQKVLSCVIRMRESYGKTIVAQVLTGSKNQKIRQYKLHTLPTYGLLKGTAAKKVQDFIEFLLAEQYLRLTMGEYPRVKVTQKGSEVLRSERTVQQFVEQQHPVAQNDELFDTLRSCRKRLAQEEGLPPFMIFSDKTLRDMSEKRPATLEDMLNVSGIGQLKLEKYGKEFLEALQHE